One stretch of Actinacidiphila sp. DG2A-62 DNA includes these proteins:
- a CDS encoding nucleotidyl transferase AbiEii/AbiGii toxin family protein has protein sequence MSEYGETLRVSGVEVPRTPLSEAELDRLGLPRTFRRIEDAAARQRFVFDPALKHRSHAYRTSDPEFADRQARAAWRRARRTAMDLVLAAIAGSPWRDHLVLRGSVLLAEWFGAAAREPKDLDFVVVPRDWRIEEDRTGELLRDIARSAERTAATAAAEAGPDSPGDPDSPGDPDSPAAEPARPAVRFDARDAVSEDIWTYDRVPGRRLVLPWTCQGTPGGIVQLDVVFNELLPVEPVTTTVAGVRLLGATPELSLAWKLVWLAQDMHPQGKDLYDAVLLAEHCTLDYATLGAVFIAADPYYAGTPVTPDVTADMSPDDEWRHFVAEYPHLAGDPDEWLRRLRWALEPTFRPLIDDPRGARRQWSAQWLDACRAAYRDGGLPALLASLADQKAPAAVAAAAVRDLVGAADLGAADGRAAAAVDHVLGHPAWASRAQEFSAHNPGFRDRLIERIAEVDLGA, from the coding sequence GTGAGCGAGTACGGGGAGACGCTGCGGGTGAGCGGGGTCGAGGTGCCGCGCACGCCGCTGTCCGAGGCGGAGCTGGACCGGCTGGGGCTGCCGCGCACGTTCCGCCGGATCGAGGACGCGGCGGCCCGGCAGCGCTTCGTCTTCGACCCCGCGCTCAAGCACCGCTCCCACGCCTACCGCACGAGCGACCCGGAGTTCGCCGACCGGCAGGCGCGGGCGGCGTGGCGGAGGGCGCGCCGCACCGCCATGGATCTCGTGCTGGCCGCGATCGCCGGCTCGCCCTGGCGCGACCACCTCGTGCTGCGCGGCAGCGTGCTGCTCGCGGAGTGGTTCGGCGCGGCCGCGCGCGAGCCCAAGGACCTGGATTTCGTGGTCGTGCCCCGGGACTGGCGGATCGAGGAGGACCGCACAGGCGAACTCCTGCGGGACATCGCGCGGTCGGCCGAGCGCACGGCTGCCACCGCCGCCGCCGAGGCGGGCCCGGACTCCCCCGGCGACCCGGACTCCCCCGGCGACCCGGACTCCCCGGCCGCCGAGCCCGCACGCCCCGCCGTCCGGTTCGACGCCCGCGACGCGGTGAGCGAGGACATCTGGACGTACGACCGCGTGCCCGGCCGCCGGCTGGTGCTGCCCTGGACCTGCCAGGGCACCCCGGGCGGCATCGTCCAACTCGACGTCGTCTTCAACGAGTTGCTGCCCGTCGAGCCGGTCACGACGACGGTCGCGGGCGTGCGGCTGCTCGGCGCGACGCCCGAACTCTCCCTCGCCTGGAAGCTCGTGTGGCTGGCCCAGGACATGCACCCGCAGGGCAAGGACCTGTACGACGCGGTGCTGCTCGCCGAGCACTGCACGCTCGACTACGCCACCCTGGGCGCGGTGTTCATCGCCGCGGACCCGTACTACGCGGGCACCCCGGTCACGCCGGACGTGACGGCGGACATGTCCCCGGACGACGAGTGGCGGCACTTCGTCGCGGAGTATCCGCACCTCGCGGGCGATCCGGACGAATGGCTCAGGCGGCTGCGCTGGGCACTGGAGCCGACGTTCCGGCCGCTGATCGACGATCCGCGCGGGGCCCGGCGGCAGTGGTCGGCGCAGTGGCTGGACGCGTGCCGCGCGGCGTACCGGGACGGCGGCCTGCCCGCCCTGCTCGCGAGCCTCGCGGACCAGAAGGCGCCCGCGGCCGTCGCGGCGGCCGCGGTCCGTGACCTCGTGGGCGCGGCCGACCTCGGCGCCGCCGACGGCCGCGCCGCCGCGGCTGTCGACCATGTGCTGGGCCACCCGGCCTGGGCGTCGCGCGCCCAGGAGTTCTCCGCCCACAACCCGGGCTTCCGCGACCGCTTGATCGAACGCATCGCGGAGGTGGACCTCGGCGCGTAG
- a CDS encoding ATP-binding protein: protein MQATAEDVATSTEIVTRRWPQRPAAVRGARRLLRSTLLGWDRAQLVDDAELVLSELLANAVVHARVAGATVETRFAALGPAAVRVEVCDEDSRHVPRLRAAMPGDQRGRGLQIVDELTEQRWGYEWRTDDAGAATGKVVWAHLGRLRPL, encoded by the coding sequence ATGCAGGCAACGGCGGAGGACGTCGCGACGTCCACGGAGATCGTGACCCGGCGGTGGCCGCAGCGCCCGGCGGCCGTGCGCGGGGCGAGGCGGCTGCTGCGCAGTACGCTCCTCGGCTGGGACCGCGCGCAGCTCGTGGACGACGCGGAGTTGGTGCTCTCCGAGCTGCTGGCGAACGCGGTCGTCCACGCCCGGGTCGCCGGGGCCACCGTCGAGACGCGCTTCGCGGCGCTCGGTCCCGCGGCCGTACGGGTCGAGGTGTGCGACGAGGACAGCCGCCATGTGCCCCGGCTGCGCGCGGCGATGCCGGGCGACCAGCGCGGGCGCGGCCTGCAGATCGTGGACGAGCTCACGGAACAGCGCTGGGGCTACGAGTGGCGCACGGACGACGCCGGGGCCGCCACCGGAAAGGTGGTCTGGGCTCACCTCGGCAGGCTGCGGCCGCTCTGA
- a CDS encoding AraC family transcriptional regulator, translated as MGAVLGHLTRRGRTREDEAMDVVSDVICTMRVGRPALSLEAAAPSWQEEVSAFEGARFYVGAAGRLRVTAPDEAVITLRPGDAVLLPHGTAHTLVNAADGTARFLSGAYRLERARPHPLFQDLADLVGLPARPDRYRGLQASIDLLLGELGERMHGRDLVLPALLDVLLVHLIRACLAERAGLRATGWCVALDDEVIARSLRAVHERPGDPWTVESLGAHAGLSRAAFARRFTAMVGQPPLTYLTWWRLTVAARLLQTTDVPLSTVAQRSAAATAPPMPSPTLSRASSGSRPVVTAGSTAPTAGPGQRLRTPEGPRARTSTPCRDAVP; from the coding sequence ATGGGCGCCGTTCTCGGGCACCTGACCCGGCGGGGGCGGACGAGGGAGGATGAGGCGATGGACGTGGTCAGCGACGTGATCTGCACCATGCGCGTGGGGCGCCCCGCCCTGTCCCTGGAAGCGGCGGCCCCGTCGTGGCAGGAGGAGGTGTCGGCCTTCGAGGGTGCCCGGTTCTACGTGGGCGCCGCGGGACGCCTCCGGGTGACGGCGCCGGACGAAGCGGTCATCACCTTGCGACCGGGGGACGCCGTTCTGCTCCCGCACGGGACCGCGCACACACTCGTGAACGCCGCCGACGGCACTGCCCGGTTCCTGTCCGGCGCCTACCGTCTTGAGCGGGCCCGTCCGCACCCGCTGTTCCAGGACCTCGCCGATCTGGTGGGTCTTCCGGCGCGGCCGGACCGTTACCGGGGTCTCCAGGCGTCGATCGACCTGTTGCTCGGCGAACTGGGCGAACGGATGCACGGCAGGGACCTGGTGCTTCCCGCGCTGCTCGACGTGCTCCTGGTGCATCTGATCAGGGCCTGCCTGGCCGAACGTGCGGGCCTGCGGGCCACCGGCTGGTGCGTGGCCCTCGACGACGAGGTGATCGCGCGATCGCTCCGTGCCGTGCACGAACGCCCCGGCGATCCCTGGACCGTTGAGTCGCTGGGCGCTCACGCGGGCCTGTCCCGCGCCGCCTTCGCGCGCAGGTTCACCGCCATGGTGGGGCAGCCGCCGCTCACCTATCTGACGTGGTGGCGGCTCACCGTGGCGGCACGCCTGCTCCAGACGACCGACGTCCCGCTGTCCACCGTGGCGCAGCGCAGCGCAGCGGCTACGGCTCCGCCTATGCCTTCGCCAACGCTTTCACGCGCGAGTTCGGGATCTCGGCCGGTCGTTACCGCCGGCAGCACCGCGCCGACCGCCGGCCCGGGACAGCGCTTGCGAACTCCCGAGGGCCCGCGTGCGCGGACGTCCACGCCATGCCGTGACGCCGTGCCGTGA
- a CDS encoding YihY/virulence factor BrkB family protein encodes MATRDGAARDAREEARQRPTAGAQPRTGREARVHRRVGRAVLAGFRFARTLGRAFAAAWDMDATERAAALTYYAVLALFPAVLMTFALIGLAGGPSDNSLSAEVTALLPAQSRATVAGALDQMAADHSATASLAALSGFGAAWSACSYAAVFRRALHHIHGVDDHRPAWRTAPRILLTSLTLLVLLVCAAVLLVVSGELSRRAGHVLHIGGPLVSAWRSLRWPLLLVVAGVLVLLLFRSGPRGTRSLRAIAPGGAVAVGLWLLASAGFAVYAARMGTYHRLYGPLGGTVAFLVWLWLSNLALMIGAHFNAEHTRAVARRDERERDTSAPRKASSANTASAKAGSAKTASAKAGPAQSGPANAPSAG; translated from the coding sequence GTGGCGACTCGCGACGGCGCGGCGCGTGACGCGCGCGAGGAGGCGCGGCAGCGGCCGACCGCGGGTGCGCAGCCGCGCACCGGCAGGGAGGCCCGCGTCCACCGCCGCGTCGGGCGCGCCGTCCTCGCCGGCTTCCGGTTTGCCCGGACACTGGGCCGGGCGTTCGCCGCGGCCTGGGACATGGACGCCACCGAGCGGGCCGCCGCCCTCACGTACTACGCCGTGCTCGCGCTCTTCCCCGCGGTGCTCATGACGTTCGCGCTGATCGGCCTGGCCGGCGGGCCCTCCGACAACAGCCTGTCCGCCGAGGTGACCGCGCTGCTGCCCGCCCAGTCGCGGGCCACGGTCGCCGGCGCGCTGGACCAGATGGCCGCCGACCACTCCGCGACGGCCTCGCTCGCCGCGCTCAGCGGATTCGGCGCGGCCTGGTCCGCGTGCAGCTACGCCGCCGTCTTCCGCCGCGCGCTGCACCACATCCACGGCGTGGACGACCACCGCCCGGCCTGGCGCACCGCGCCGCGCATCCTGCTCACCTCGCTGACGCTGCTGGTCCTGCTGGTCTGCGCGGCCGTCCTGCTGGTCGTCAGCGGCGAACTCTCCCGCCGCGCCGGGCACGTGCTGCACATCGGCGGGCCGCTGGTGTCCGCGTGGCGCTCGCTGCGCTGGCCCCTGCTGCTGGTCGTGGCCGGCGTCCTGGTGCTGCTGCTGTTCCGCTCCGGGCCGCGCGGCACCCGCTCCCTGCGCGCCATCGCACCCGGCGGCGCGGTCGCGGTCGGGCTGTGGCTGCTGGCCTCCGCCGGCTTCGCCGTGTACGCCGCGCGGATGGGCACCTACCACCGGCTGTACGGGCCGCTGGGCGGCACGGTGGCGTTCCTGGTCTGGCTGTGGCTGTCCAACCTCGCGCTGATGATCGGCGCGCACTTCAACGCCGAGCACACCAGGGCGGTGGCGCGACGCGACGAACGCGAGCGGGACACGTCAGCGCCGCGGAAGGCGAGTTCCGCGAACACGGCGTCCGCGAAGGCCGGGTCCGCGAAGACGGCGTCCGCGAAGGCCGGGCCCGCGCAGTCCGGTCCGGCGAACGCCCCTTCCGCGGGCTGA
- a CDS encoding PP2C family protein-serine/threonine phosphatase, translating into MEQRAGDGIDYAALFAAVPVACVVLDRQLRIVTANDAYREVTGRSADSLIGRNFFDAFPPDPQEPTSHGAEVQRRSLETVLVSGRASLLMLHRFAIPRSGDSRSFEPRWWNVVNQPVKGPDGRVELIIHRIEDVTGFVREERRDPGSGTDPDAEAPYAELFLHAQELQRANRRLQESTAVVHDTALALQRAMLETPDLAVHPEIAVRYRPALEGLNACGDWYDVVDLPEGRLALTVGDVVGHGVAAASIMGMLRSALSAAVRVSDGPNSALQTLGLYARSHESALATTTFACQLFPESRLLTYSNAGHVPPLLVRADGRHEFLDQATDPPLGVRLEHVPRPQATVEYGPGDTLVLYTDGLVERRGEDLDVGLGRLAEAAGALRDRPVEHLADALLARLADPSGQQDDVSLLVMRL; encoded by the coding sequence GTGGAGCAGCGAGCGGGCGACGGGATCGACTACGCCGCGCTGTTCGCCGCCGTGCCGGTCGCCTGTGTGGTCCTCGACCGGCAGTTGCGGATCGTCACCGCGAACGACGCGTACCGCGAGGTGACCGGCCGCTCCGCCGACTCGCTGATCGGGCGCAACTTCTTCGACGCGTTCCCGCCCGACCCGCAGGAGCCGACCTCGCACGGCGCGGAGGTGCAGCGCCGCTCGCTGGAGACGGTGCTGGTCTCCGGCCGGGCGAGCCTGCTGATGCTGCACCGGTTCGCCATCCCGCGGTCGGGCGACTCCCGGAGCTTCGAGCCGCGCTGGTGGAACGTGGTGAACCAGCCGGTGAAGGGCCCCGACGGCCGGGTGGAGCTGATCATCCACCGGATCGAGGACGTGACCGGTTTCGTCCGCGAGGAGCGCCGGGACCCGGGCAGCGGCACGGACCCGGACGCCGAGGCGCCGTACGCCGAACTCTTCCTGCATGCACAGGAGTTGCAGCGTGCCAACCGCCGGTTGCAGGAGTCGACCGCGGTCGTCCACGACACCGCGCTGGCGCTCCAGCGGGCCATGCTGGAGACGCCCGACCTGGCCGTCCACCCGGAGATCGCGGTGCGCTACCGGCCGGCGCTGGAGGGGCTGAACGCGTGCGGCGACTGGTACGACGTGGTCGACCTGCCCGAGGGGCGGCTCGCGCTGACGGTGGGCGACGTGGTCGGCCACGGGGTGGCCGCCGCGAGCATCATGGGCATGCTACGCAGTGCGCTGAGCGCCGCGGTCCGCGTCTCGGACGGGCCGAACAGCGCGCTGCAGACGCTCGGGCTGTACGCGCGGTCCCATGAGAGCGCGCTCGCCACCACCACGTTCGCCTGTCAACTCTTCCCGGAGAGCCGGCTGTTGACGTACAGCAACGCGGGCCACGTGCCGCCGCTGCTGGTCCGCGCCGACGGCCGGCACGAGTTCCTCGACCAGGCCACCGATCCGCCGCTCGGCGTGCGGCTGGAGCATGTGCCGCGCCCGCAGGCCACGGTGGAGTACGGGCCGGGCGACACGCTGGTGCTGTACACCGACGGGCTGGTGGAGCGGCGCGGCGAGGACCTCGACGTGGGGCTCGGTCGACTGGCCGAGGCGGCGGGCGCGTTGCGCGACCGGCCGGTCGAGCACCTGGCGGACGCGCTGCTGGCGCGGCTGGCCGACCCGAGCGGCCAGCAGGACGACGTGTCGCTGCTGGTGATGCGGCTGTGA
- a CDS encoding DUF397 domain-containing protein, with the protein MNGEHTLTWRKSSHSSNNGGQCVEVGDGVLGVIPVRDSKDPHGPALTFDTDAWTAFLADVKAGRFAGRH; encoded by the coding sequence ATGAACGGCGAGCACACGCTCACGTGGCGGAAGAGCAGTCACAGCAGCAACAACGGCGGGCAGTGCGTGGAGGTCGGCGACGGCGTCCTCGGCGTGATCCCCGTCCGCGACAGCAAGGACCCCCACGGCCCCGCGCTGACCTTCGACACGGACGCCTGGACCGCGTTCCTCGCCGACGTCAAGGCGGGACGGTTCGCGGGCAGGCACTGA
- a CDS encoding maleylpyruvate isomerase N-terminal domain-containing protein yields MELFTQTWAALRAAVKDLADADFERPSGCAGWLVRDLVCHLVIDAQDVLITLATPADGKPTRTAVTYWNVSRTPPAGDDPLDALTVRLAAAYQEPWLLAFHLDDVGSAAGRAAELADPAGLVGTRDEVLTVADYLGAYVMEWTLHHLDLVAHLPDAAQPPAEGLARSRAMLEEIAGAAYPAAWSDRDALLVGTGRRAATAEERAALARAAGAGGAAPAVPLVLG; encoded by the coding sequence ATGGAGCTCTTCACGCAGACCTGGGCGGCGCTGCGCGCGGCGGTGAAGGACCTCGCCGACGCCGACTTCGAGCGGCCGTCCGGGTGCGCCGGCTGGCTGGTCCGGGACCTGGTGTGCCATCTGGTCATCGACGCCCAGGACGTCCTGATCACCCTCGCCACCCCCGCGGACGGGAAGCCGACGCGCACCGCCGTGACGTACTGGAACGTCTCGCGGACGCCCCCGGCCGGCGACGATCCGCTCGACGCGCTGACCGTACGGCTGGCCGCGGCCTACCAGGAGCCGTGGCTGCTGGCGTTCCACCTGGACGACGTCGGCTCCGCCGCCGGGCGCGCCGCCGAACTCGCCGACCCGGCCGGGCTGGTGGGCACCCGCGACGAGGTGCTGACGGTGGCCGACTACCTCGGCGCGTACGTGATGGAGTGGACGCTGCACCACCTGGACCTGGTCGCGCACCTGCCGGACGCGGCGCAACCGCCGGCCGAGGGGCTCGCCCGGTCCCGCGCGATGCTGGAGGAGATCGCCGGGGCCGCCTACCCGGCGGCCTGGTCGGACCGGGACGCGCTGCTGGTCGGCACCGGGCGGCGCGCGGCGACGGCCGAGGAGCGCGCCGCGCTGGCGCGGGCGGCGGGAGCGGGCGGCGCGGCGCCGGCGGTGCCGCTGGTCCTGGGCTGA
- a CDS encoding helix-turn-helix domain-containing protein, giving the protein MESDNGRPEPNQSLLAFFGRHLKKQRELRGWSQEESARRAFTTGAMISYLENAKRVPTKDLAADLDRAFGTDFFGEFYPLVVRYAYPSWFLPYVEMEREATSIRSFQPQIIPALLQTEDYARAMLTPERLDNLDGLVAARMTRQDVFGRGLPPRTWFIIDEQALRRKLGGPAVMRAQLERLLVAGRHPRTVIQVLPEDVAAHPGLAGPFTLLSFDQGADVLYVDAFLQGRTALDAAEVAAGQRAYDLLNSYALSPDASADRIRQHLKGLPA; this is encoded by the coding sequence ATGGAGAGCGACAACGGCCGGCCGGAGCCGAACCAGAGCTTGCTGGCCTTCTTCGGCCGTCACCTGAAGAAGCAGCGCGAACTGCGCGGGTGGTCGCAGGAGGAGAGCGCGCGGCGGGCCTTCACCACGGGAGCGATGATCAGCTACTTGGAGAACGCGAAGCGCGTCCCGACGAAGGATCTCGCCGCCGATCTCGACCGCGCGTTCGGCACGGACTTCTTCGGCGAGTTCTACCCCTTGGTCGTCCGGTACGCGTACCCGAGCTGGTTCCTGCCGTACGTCGAGATGGAGCGTGAGGCGACGTCGATTCGGTCCTTCCAGCCGCAGATCATCCCGGCGCTCCTCCAGACCGAGGACTACGCGCGTGCGATGCTGACGCCCGAGCGGCTGGACAACCTCGACGGTCTGGTCGCCGCGCGGATGACGCGCCAGGACGTGTTCGGGCGCGGACTTCCCCCGCGCACCTGGTTCATCATCGACGAGCAGGCACTGCGACGGAAGCTGGGCGGCCCGGCGGTCATGCGGGCACAGCTCGAACGGCTGCTGGTTGCCGGGCGGCATCCCCGCACCGTCATCCAGGTGCTGCCCGAGGATGTGGCCGCGCATCCCGGTCTCGCCGGACCCTTCACGCTGCTCAGCTTCGACCAGGGCGCGGACGTGCTGTACGTGGACGCGTTCCTTCAGGGCAGGACTGCGCTGGACGCGGCGGAGGTGGCAGCGGGGCAACGCGCCTATGATCTACTCAACAGCTACGCCCTGTCGCCCGATGCATCCGCCGATCGCATCCGGCAGCATTTGAAGGGACTTCCAGCATGA
- a CDS encoding DUF397 domain-containing protein, translated as MTSASDLPAQWRKSTYSTNGGDCVEVGDGIPGVTPVRDSKDPHGPVLTFDADAWTAFVADVKAGRFPAAR; from the coding sequence ATGACCAGCGCAAGCGATCTTCCCGCACAGTGGCGCAAGTCCACCTACTCCACCAACGGGGGCGACTGCGTGGAGGTCGGCGACGGCATCCCCGGCGTGACCCCCGTCCGCGACAGCAAAGACCCCCACGGCCCCGTGCTGACCTTCGACGCGGACGCCTGGACCGCATTCGTCGCCGACGTCAAGGCGGGCCGCTTCCCGGCAGCCCGCTGA
- a CDS encoding glycoside hydrolase family 9 protein, giving the protein MSSIRRPFPRRRGDAPAAPDHPPRPHRRSRRLLAVAVAALLPLVGVAAQGAARAASARPAAASSYNYAEALQDSMLFYESQRSGALPADNRVSWRGDSDLADGKDVGLDLTGGYHDAGDEVKFGFPMAFSMTMLGWGGIDEAPGYAASGQSAYLLRNLRWGDDWLLKAHPSANVLYGQVGDGSSDHAFWGPAEVNPEPRPAYKIDASCPGSDLAGESAAALASSSMLFASSDPTYAAKLLTNAKQLYTFADTYRGTYDKCITAAQGYYNSWSGYWDELVWGALWLYRATGDSAYVAKAETYYAQLPKMQQTSTPEYNWTLAWDDKSYGDYVLLAELTGKQVYIDDAERWLDWWTTGVNGQKVAYSPGGEAFLDTWGSLRYSANTAFAALQFASWLSAQGKDAAKVSTYRDFGARQIDYILGDNPRHESYEIGFTNSGANSAWPQNPHNRTAHGSWDQSMNDPAATRHLDYGLLVGGPGSADDGFSDERSNYGETEGALDYNAGFSGALAALTASYGGTPRANFPPKETPNGPEEYMQAAVNTAGTNFYEIKAQVVNTSGWPARHLLHGSFRWYFTLDPGVDPSQVVLSSPYNQCSAPTGPTRLSGAVAYVTISCEGQDIAPAGQSAYHREVQFRLTFPGAHNPTADWSYAGVATTPGAAPVTVDHVVLYDGATQVWGTAPSGDGGTAGGTSAGTTAGTSSGTSSGTSSGTSSGTSSGTTAGTTTGTTSGTSSGATTGASGGTSSGTTTGTTAGTTTGTTSGTSSGATTGGTGTPPAVGCRVTYTVSSQWSGGFQADVAVVDTGTSTVNGWTLTWTFGGDQHIGNAWNGTVTQSGQNVTAHDAGYNASIPPGGGVDVGFTATYSASNAAPHGFALNGTACTTS; this is encoded by the coding sequence GTGTCCAGCATCCGCAGACCGTTCCCCCGTCGCCGCGGGGACGCCCCCGCCGCACCCGATCACCCTCCCCGCCCGCACCGGCGGTCCCGCCGCCTGCTCGCCGTCGCGGTCGCCGCGCTGCTGCCGCTCGTCGGCGTCGCGGCGCAGGGGGCCGCCCGCGCCGCGTCGGCCCGGCCCGCCGCCGCGTCCTCGTACAACTACGCCGAGGCGCTCCAGGACTCCATGCTGTTCTACGAGTCGCAGCGCTCCGGCGCGCTGCCCGCCGACAACCGGGTGAGCTGGCGCGGCGACTCGGACCTCGCCGACGGCAAGGACGTCGGCCTGGACCTCACCGGCGGCTACCACGACGCGGGCGACGAGGTGAAGTTCGGCTTCCCGATGGCCTTCTCGATGACCATGCTCGGCTGGGGCGGCATCGACGAGGCGCCGGGCTACGCCGCCTCCGGCCAGAGCGCGTACCTGCTGCGGAACCTGCGCTGGGGCGACGACTGGCTGCTGAAGGCGCACCCCTCGGCGAACGTCCTCTACGGCCAGGTCGGCGACGGCTCCAGCGACCACGCGTTCTGGGGCCCGGCCGAGGTCAACCCCGAGCCGCGCCCGGCCTACAAGATCGACGCGTCCTGCCCCGGCTCCGACCTGGCCGGCGAGTCGGCCGCCGCACTGGCCTCGTCCAGCATGCTCTTCGCGTCCTCCGACCCCACGTACGCCGCGAAGCTGCTGACCAACGCCAAGCAGCTCTACACCTTCGCCGACACCTACCGCGGCACGTACGACAAGTGCATCACCGCGGCCCAGGGCTACTACAACTCCTGGAGCGGCTACTGGGACGAGCTCGTCTGGGGCGCCCTGTGGCTGTACCGCGCCACCGGTGACAGCGCGTACGTCGCCAAGGCCGAGACGTACTACGCCCAGCTGCCCAAGATGCAGCAGACCAGCACGCCCGAGTACAACTGGACGCTGGCCTGGGACGACAAGTCCTACGGCGACTACGTGCTGCTGGCCGAACTCACCGGCAAACAGGTCTACATCGACGACGCCGAGCGCTGGCTCGACTGGTGGACGACCGGCGTGAACGGGCAGAAGGTCGCCTACTCGCCCGGCGGCGAGGCGTTCCTCGACACCTGGGGATCGCTGCGGTACTCCGCCAACACCGCGTTCGCCGCACTGCAGTTCGCCTCCTGGCTGAGCGCGCAGGGCAAGGACGCGGCCAAGGTGTCGACCTACCGCGACTTCGGCGCGCGGCAGATCGACTACATCCTCGGCGACAACCCCCGCCACGAGAGCTACGAGATCGGGTTCACCAACTCCGGCGCGAACAGCGCCTGGCCGCAGAACCCGCACAACCGCACCGCGCACGGCTCGTGGGACCAGTCGATGAACGACCCGGCGGCCACCCGGCACCTGGACTACGGCCTGCTCGTCGGCGGCCCGGGCTCGGCGGACGACGGTTTCTCCGACGAGCGCTCCAACTACGGTGAGACGGAAGGCGCGCTGGACTACAACGCGGGCTTCTCCGGCGCGCTCGCCGCGCTGACCGCGAGCTACGGCGGCACGCCGCGAGCGAACTTCCCGCCGAAGGAGACGCCCAACGGCCCCGAGGAGTACATGCAGGCGGCGGTGAACACCGCGGGCACGAACTTCTACGAGATCAAGGCGCAGGTGGTCAACACCTCCGGCTGGCCGGCCCGGCACCTGCTGCACGGCTCCTTCCGCTGGTACTTCACCCTGGACCCGGGTGTCGACCCCTCCCAGGTCGTCCTCAGCTCGCCGTACAACCAGTGCTCCGCGCCCACCGGTCCGACCCGGCTGTCCGGCGCCGTCGCCTACGTGACGATCAGCTGCGAGGGCCAGGACATCGCCCCGGCCGGGCAGTCCGCGTACCACCGCGAGGTGCAGTTCCGGCTCACCTTCCCCGGCGCGCACAACCCGACGGCCGACTGGTCCTACGCGGGCGTGGCCACCACGCCCGGCGCCGCGCCGGTCACCGTCGACCACGTCGTCCTCTACGACGGCGCCACGCAGGTCTGGGGCACCGCCCCGAGCGGCGACGGCGGCACCGCGGGCGGCACGAGTGCGGGCACGACGGCGGGCACGTCGTCGGGCACCTCCTCGGGCACCTCGTCCGGGACGAGTTCGGGCACGTCGTCCGGCACGACCGCCGGAACCACCACCGGCACGACCTCGGGGACGTCCTCCGGCGCCACCACCGGCGCCTCCGGCGGGACGTCGTCCGGCACGACGACCGGCACGACCGCTGGAACCACCACCGGCACGACCTCGGGGACGTCCTCCGGCGCCACCACCGGCGGGACCGGGACGCCGCCCGCCGTGGGATGCCGGGTCACCTACACCGTGTCGAGCCAGTGGTCCGGCGGCTTCCAGGCGGACGTCGCGGTGGTCGACACCGGCACGAGCACGGTCAACGGCTGGACGCTGACCTGGACCTTCGGCGGCGACCAGCACATCGGCAACGCGTGGAACGGCACCGTCACGCAGTCCGGCCAGAACGTCACCGCGCACGACGCCGGCTACAACGCCTCGATACCGCCCGGCGGCGGCGTCGACGTCGGCTTCACCGCCACCTACAGCGCGAGCAACGCCGCGCCGCACGGCTTCGCGCTCAACGGAACCGCTTGCACGACCAGTTGA